GTCCGTAAAACGCCGATGTCTGACGTGCAGTTCAGGTGTTGGCTCCTCGCAGTTGCTTGAAAATATTATCACATACTTGGTTGACGCGCCGAACATATCGTGCATGGTCTTCTCGAAGATCGCATCGTCCACTAAATGAAAGACCATCTCCAGCGAGAGGACCAGTTCGGCCTCGAGTGCACCTCTGTTCAGAAAGTGCGGTGGATCGTACAGGAAGAAACTCTTCGTCTCGTCGTTTGCGAACCGACGTGAACACGCCCGGATCGCCGATTTCGATATTTCGAGTCCGACGTAAGAAGGATACTCGGCCAACTCTACTTGGACACCATCTCCACATCCGAACTCCAGAACGGATGTGATGTCGTTCCGATCGACGAACGTATTGAGGAAATCGGCTTTAAACTGCCTGTGTCCGCCTCGTGAACCGGGACCTGCGTCACGGTCATCTGCGTATCGTTGTTCCCAGTACTCGATCGGATCGAACAAGCGGTAGTAGAGGCTCCTCGTTCGTTCGTTTCGTTCCAAGAGAGAAAGGACTCTCCACTTCAGAAAGGTGGTTGTCCGGTTCATCAGTCCACATGGGCCTTCCGTCATGACGACCTCTATGGCCCTCCGGACGAGTGTCAACCTGCTCATGGAGCGTGTTCGGTAGAGGAATCATGAACGTTTCCACAGTCTACTTTGGTTGACTGATTGCAATAAACGCCCTCACGTCGTGATCAATCAGCGGGTGGAATCCTGTCTCACCCCGTCAGCAGCCGTTTCAGAATTTACAGCATGGTGCTTCGATGGGGGTCGACGCGATTTCGCGACGATTCGGTCCGGGAACGACAACCGAAAAAACTGCGACACTACCGGCCACTAGCGTGTCGAAACCGGGATAGGGACTGCCCCGCTACCGCCGACAGTGACGCAGTGGGTCGAGAACCCGACCGGCGGGCGCGACAGAGGTCCGATAGGGCTCGCTCGTGCGTGGCTCGAAGTGCTGGTTCGTCCACGTCGGTTTTTCGCGGCGGGAGTCGCACCGGGCGATCAGGCCCCCGGACTGGTGTTCGTGATGGCCGTGGTCGCGATCGAGGAGGCGACCCGCTTCGCGCTCGTTCCTGGCGCGTACCCGGTCGTCGCGAACCGACCGCTCGTCTCGGGCGTCGTCGCGCTCGTCGTCGCAGCCGGGTTCGTCGCGCCGCTCGCACTCCACTTCGCGGCCGCAATCGCGACTCTCGGGCTCGTTCCGCTCGTCGAGGATCGCGCCGGTGTCAGCGAGACGGTGCAGGTGATCGCCTACGCGACCGCGCCCTGCGTTTTCGCCGGTATACCGTTCCCGCCGCTCCAGGCCGTCTGCACAGCCTACGGTGCAGCGTTGCTCGTCGTCGGGATCGCCGAAGTACACGGGACGAGCCTCGCTCGCGCGGCGGTCGCGGGGGCGCTCCCCGCAGCGTTCGTCTTCGGCTACGCCTACACGTTTCGCGGGTTCGCAGCCATCAACGCGCTCGGACTGTTCGGCTGATCACGCCGTGTCGTCCTCGCTGGTGACCTCTACTTCGATCGCGTTCGGTAGATACGCGTTAGCGGCGTATCCGCCCTCATTCCAGGGGAACTGGTCGTTCTCGATCGCGTCGAGTCCGTCCTCGGGTGCCCCGATCGTCGCCGGCTGTGCCCGACCGCGCTCGTCGGTCGCTCGCGAGGCGAGGGTGTAAGTTCCTGGGGTCGGCTCCCAGGTGTACTCGAACAGCCGCCACGCGCCGGCGTAGTCGGGGCCGAACAGCTCTGCGTCGTGCCACGCCTCGCCACTGTCGGTGGAGACCTCGACACCCGCGATCTCGTCGTCGCCCGCCCACGCGACGCCGCGCACTGTAACCGTATCCTCGTGAGGCGTGATAGGTTCCTCGCCGGTCGGTCGGCCGATCAGCGACATCACGGTTTCGTCGAACGTGTAGGGATGGTCGACCGCCGACGATTCGAGCTGGTCCCACGTTCCGGTCGTTGGAACGGTGTCGGCGTGTTCGGGCGTCTCGCCCGCGGGATGGATGCGGTAGTCGTCCTGCTGCCACCGGGCGTGAGTGCCAGGCCGATCGAGCGCGCTCTCGGTGACCATCCCTTCGCTCACGCGGAGTTCGGACAGCCACTTCACGCTGTTCACCCCGTACCAGCCAGGGACCACGAGCCGCACCGGATAGCCGTGCTCGGCGGGGAGCGCCTCGCCGTTCATCCCGTGAGCGAGGAGACAATCATCGAGCGCCTTCGAGAGCGGGATCGATCGAGCGAACGTCTCCTCCTCGGTGCTGTCGTCGCCGATCGCGGTGAGCCAGCGGTCCTCGTCGTCCGCCCCGCTGCCCGTCGCCGCAGCGTCCGTATCGAGACCGGACGCCCGCAGCACCGACCGTACTGGTGTCCCGGTCCAAACGGCGGTCCCGACCGCCTCACAGCCCCACTGGACGCTCCCCGTCTCGGGGTCGTGCTGGCCGCGACCGTTGCCTGCGCATTCCATCGTGTGTGCGACAGCGACCGTGGGAAGGTCCTCGACGATGTCGGTGAGGGGGAGTTCGGTTTCGTCTCCGTCCGTTCCGGCGACGTCGATGGTCCACGCGTCGGCGTCGCCATCGGGGATCGGGTTCCGGTGACAGACGAAGTGTTCCTCGATCGGTGTCAGCCAGTTCGCGAACGTCTCCCGACTCGCCGCTCCGACGACGGTGTAGCGGTCGGCCTCGTCGCGGGTCTCGCTCGTGCCCGGTTTCCGGTCGAGGATCGCATCGATCTCCTCGCGTCGCCCCTCGCGTGTCTCGCTCATACGGACCAGTCGTGCGGATTCCGCATAACCGTTTCCCGCTCGTGTCGATGCCACGGAGCAGCGAGCGTCATCGTCGCAGACGTTCTAGCGGTCCGACGTCAGGGGTTCGTCTGTCCGTCGACGGCGATGACGGCTAGCTGACCGACGACGACACTGATGCCCATGGCCACCGGGAGCAGAACGATGACAACGAACAGTCCGAGCGTGAGTGTCAGAAATGCAAAATCGATCTGGACGTCGAGCGGAAGCGACGCCGTGTTAGTCCAGACGATCACGAGAGCGACGCCCAACGAGAGCAATGTGCCGACCAGTCCCGCTGCACCAGCGTCGACGAACTCGTTTTGAAACCGATCGCTCAGCAGGGCCCCGACGAGGCCGGCGACGGCGGGTGTCGCGAGATAGATATACGGTGGGGGCCGGACGGCGACGAGCAAAACGACGAAGACGGCCGCCTGTGCGAGACCGCCGAGCACTGGAACGGTTCGCCCCATTCTCAACAGCTATACTGGAAGAATGAATAAATGTTACCCCGACTCACACCACGGATCGAGTCAAGGACGGATCGTTCAGTCGCGACAGTCGGGGGAACCGTTCGGTGCCGCCGAGCCGGAGGGTTAACCATCGGGTGGACGTAGCGCCAGTGTGCTCACCCTGAACATCGACGAGTTCATGCTCGAACTCAAGGACGGCGCGCTCAAGAACGTGGGTCCGGCGAACAAGTCGGCCGAGGCGAAACTGTTCGACGTCGCGTCGGCGGAGGCGCGTGCGTTCGGCGACAAGCGCGTGAAGCTCGTGTTCGAAGACGACGAGGGCAACGAGGTCCAAGTCGCGCTGTTTCCCGACGATGCGAGCCGAGTTGCGAGCGACATCGAGGCACTCGAAGACGACAGTCCAGTGTTCGAGTAAGCGTCCGCGTTTCGACAACCGTTTTAATCCCCGGCCGCTCGATCCGGTAATGGGTAGTTGTATCATCTGCGGCACCTCCGTCGACGGCCACATCTGTGGGAGTCACGAGGAGGACGTCGTTTTCGAGTTCGAAGGATCGCGCGCGAATCAGCTCACCCCCGGTCGCTTCTACCGCGGCTCCGTCGACGGCTTCGCCGACTTCGGTGTGTTCGTCGACATCGGCGACAGCGTCACCGGTCTGCTCCATCGGAGCGAGCTCGACACCCGGCTCGAAAGCCTCGACTGGGATTCGGGCGAGACCGTCTACGTTCAAGTCACCGACGTTCACGACAACGGCAACGTCGACCTCGCGTGGTCGATCCGCCAGTCGCCACGCGAGTTCCGTGGCGAGCTCGTCGACGATCCCGAGGGCGACCGACTCGCGGAGGCAGAGGCCGACTCCGAATCCGAGACGGCGGAGGCGACCGACCCAAATGAGCGCGCGGCCGCCGACTCGGCGGCCGAACCCGTGACCGACATCGCCAGCGCGGACGAACCCGACACGGACGAGACCACCGGAGCGGGGACTGACGGCGACACCTCGGTGACGACCGATAGCGACGACTCGGTAAACGAAGAGGACACCCGAACGGCTGTCCCGTCCGACGAAGGGGGCGCGGCGCTGGTCGAGTCCGAACGCGAGCGCGTCCCGATTGCGGACCTCGAATCCCGTGTCGGCGATCACGTCCGCGTCGAGGGCACAGTCGTGAGCGTCCGCCAGACCGGCGGCCCGACGGTGTTCGAACTCCACGACGAATCCGGTACTGTGGACTGTGCGGCGTTCGAGGAAGCCGGCGTCCGCGCGTACCCGGATGTCGAGACGGATGCGGTCGTCGCCATCGAGGGTGAGGTCGAACGCCACCGCGACGATCTCCAGATCGAGACTGGGGGGCTCGCGGTACTCGAGGGTGAAGAGCGGGATGCGGTCACGACCCGACTCGAGGACGCACTCGCCGAACGGGCTGCGCCCGACGCGATCGAACCGTTGGCCGACGATCCCGTGATCGACGATCTCAGCGAGGAGATTCACGACCTCGCGGGGCTGATCCGGCGAGCAGTGCTCGAATCCCGGCCCGTCGTCGTGCGTCACGACGCGAGCGTCGACGGCTACGTCGCGGGAGCGGCGATCGAGCGCGCCACGCTGCCTTTGGTGCGCGAGGAGCACGCCCGTGACGACGCCGAGTATCACTACTTCGACCGTCGGCCGGTCGAGGACGGAATCTACGACATGGACGCCGCGACGCGCGACGTCACGTCGATGCTCGACGCCAACGAGCGCCACGACGAGAAGTTCCCGCTGTTCGTGTTCTGCGGCGTCGGCAGTGCGCGCTCGCGCGACGGCCTCTCGCTGCTCTCGATCTATGGAGCCGAGCGGGCCGCGATCGGTGATCGAGCGCTCGACGCGGACGATCTCGCGGCGCACGTCACGCCGGCCGACCGCGACGCCGGGACAGCCACGACCGCGACCACCCTTGCGGCGACCGTCGCGTCGGGGGTCAACCCCGACGTTCGCGGCGACCTCGGCAATCTCCCGGCAGTGAGCTACTGGGAGGGCACGCCCGAAGCGTACGCCGATCTGGCGGCCGAGGCGGGTGCCGACGCCGAGCGGACACGCGACGTCCGCGAAGCGATCGCGCTGGTGGCGAACTACCAGGCCTACGAGGACAAACGGGAGCTGATCGCCGACCTGCTGTTCGATGGCAGCGAGTCGCTCGCCGAACGCCTCGCGACCCAGTTCCGCGAGAAGCTCGACGCGGCGATCGAGACCGCCGAGGCTCATCTCGACCAACGGGAGGCCGACGGCGTCACCGTGGCGGTGCTCGACACCGACGCGTTCACCCACCGGTACGACTTCCCGCCGACCGATCTGCTGTGTGACGAACTCCACCGTCGGACCCGGGAGGATTCGCCTGTTCTCCTCGGGCTCGGCGAGGACGAACTCCTGCTTCGCCACACCGGCGACCTCGATCTCGAAGCCATGGCCGAAGCGATCGCCGAGCGCGCCCCCGAAGCGGGTGTGGCTGCGCGAGCGGCCCGCGACGACCGGATCGAGTTCCTGCTCGGTGAGCGCGACGCCGTGCTCGACGCTGCGGTCACGACGATCGGCGAGCAGTTCGACTGACGCCGCGGTTGCGGCGGCTGTTGGGCGGTGCGGTCGCGGTGGCGGTGCCTGGTGGATCGAGGGCGAGCGAGTGAAACGAGCGAGGGCTCGTGCTGTGCGGTCGTGGAGAGCGCCAGCAGTCATACCGCGAACGAGGCCGAAGGCCGAGCGAGCGGGTGTTTTTGGTCCAGATTTTTGCGAGGGGTTGAGCGCGAGCGGTGCGAGGCGCGAACCCCCGAAGTAAAAAGGTGGGTTCTAGAGTGCGTTCCCTTCGATCGAGATGTCGGCGTGAAGTTCCTCGCGGAGCGCTGAGTGGACGTGACAGATGTCCTCGCCTCGCTCGACGAGTTCGTCCTCGTCACCGCTGATGTCGGCCTCGACGCGGATGTCGAACCGGATCGCTTCGAGGTCGTCATCGTCGTCGAGATCGCCTTCGGCGTCGATCTCGATTGTGCCGAGGTCGTCGTAGTCGCGCTGCTGGGCCCCGACGCGGAACGCGGGGATGTAACAGGAGGCGTAGTCGGCGACGAGCGTCCCGTTCGGCTCCGGACCCTCCTCCTCGGTGGCGTCGACGGTGAGTTCGAAGCCGCCGATCCGGCTTCGCGTGACGAATCCCTCCTCGGACGTGCTACTGACTTCGATATCTGCCATTGCGGCCGACTCGACGACCGCCATACCCCTAAACATTGCCCACTCGTGTGCCGGGGCCGCCATCGCGGTCGGAGTGATCCGCCGGGACGACCGACGACGAACCGTCGGTTTCGGTCCCGACCTCAGAGCTCGAAGGAACCGTCGTCGTCGAGGACGTGGACCTCGCCGTCGATCCCGCGATCGTCGACTGCGTCGACGAACTCCTGGGGATCGGCTTCGAGCGGCGGCATGGTGTCGTAGTGCATCGGGAAGACGTGATCGGCGTCGAGCCACTCGGCAGCGATCGATGCCTGCCAGATGCCCATCGTGTAGTGATCGCCGATCGGGAGCGCGACCGCGTCGGGCTGGAGGTACGGCGCGATGACGTCTTTCATCTCCGACATCAGCCCGGTGTCGCCGGCGTGGTAGAAGGCGGTGCCGGTGCCGTCGGGGCCTGGCTGCTCGTCGCTCACGACGAACCCGGCAGGGTTGCCGAGCTCGTACTCGTAGTCGAGATCGACGCCGCTGGTGTGGTCGGCTCGATGCATCGTGACGTAGGCGTCGTCACATTCGAGCGTGCCGCCGATGTTCATGCCGATGGTGTCCTCGGCTCCCATCTCGCTCTCGACGTAGGCCGCGACCTCGACCGGCGCGACGATCGTCGAATCGGTGAACTCGCCCGCGTGGGCGACGTGATCCGAATGGGCGTGGGTGAGGAGCACGTAGTCGGGCGTCTCGATGTCTGTGGGCTCCATCGAGGTGTGTGGGTTGTCGAAGAACGGGTCGATCAGCAGGCTGGTGTCGCCGACCTCAACGTACCACGTCGAGTGACCGTGCCAGGTGAGTTCCATTGCGTCCCGTCGTACTCGCGTCGCGCACTTAGTTCTGTAGGCGGCCGTGCGAAGGCGGGGCAAGAGCGCGTTCGTGTACGTTTATCAGGAGCGGACACGAGACCTCGCCATGCACCGCGTACGATTCCGCGATCCGGACGGCGAACTCCGTACTGGCGAATGGCTTGCGGACGAAGCGACGATCAGCGCGAACGCCGGGCCGACCAGTCGCGTCGCGTTCCCCGACGACACGTTCTCGCCCGAGGAAGTAGACGTGCTCGCGCCAGCGGAGCCCACGAAGATCGTCTGCGTCGGGCTGAACTACGAGGATCACGCCGCCGAGCAGGGAAAGGATCTCCCCGACCGCCCGTTGCTCTTCCTGAAGGGACCGAACACCGTGGCGAGCCACGAGCAGACCGTGGAGCTGCTCGCCGAGAAGGAACGCATCGAGTACGAGGCCGAGCTCGGCGTCGTGATCGGCCGGGAGTGCCGGCACGTCGACCAGGCGGACGCGATGGATGTCGTCGCCGGGTTCACCTGCGTGAACGACCTCTCGAACCGCGACGATCAGCGGATCGAGCAGAACTGGGTCCGCGGGAAGGCGTTCGACGGGGCTGCACCGATGGGGCCCGTCCTCGCGACGCCCGACGAGGTACCCGACGACGCCACAATCGAACTCCGTCTGAATGGCGAGACGAAACAGCGCTCCTCGCGCGAGAAATTCATCTTCTCGGTGCCCGAACTGATCGCGGAGATCACGACGTACATGACCCTCGAACCCGGTGACGTGATCTCGACAGGCACGCCCGCGGGCGTCGGCCCACTTGCCGACGGCGACGAGGTCGAGGTCGAGATCGAGGGGATCGGCACGCTCTCGCACTCGGTCACGATCCCCTGAGCCACGCCGACGATCCAGAGTCGGCCACGAACTCGGTCGGTGCGGATGCCAACTCCTAAGTTTAGGCTTACCTAACGCGCGCCTCACATGGAACTCACGCGCCGGGACGCGCTCGCGGCGCTCGCCGGCGGCAGCGTCGTCGGCGGCGGTGGAGCGGCAGCCATCGGACGGAACGAAAGCGAGCCGAGCGGAGCGCGAACGGAGACGGATGACGGATCGTCGACTGCGGCGGACGCGGCGTTCACGACGGTGCGCGATCCTCTCGTTGCGACCGCGCGCGTCGTCTATCCCGACGAGATAACCGGAATTCCGAGGTTCGTCGAAACTTACGCACTTGGGCGTATCGAAGAGCGAGAGAAGTACCGACGGGGCGTCGAACGAGCAGTTGCCGCCATCGACGATCGCGCGGAATCGTGGTACGACGGGCGATACGCGAGCCTCGACGCCGAAGATCGGGATGGGGTGTTGCGCGAGATGGGTGCGGATACTGCCGATCCCGATCCCGAAGGATCGACCGCCGAACGAGTGCGGTACTACGTGGTGAACGAACTCCTGTACGCGCTCTACACCTCACCTGCCGGTGGAAAACTCGTTGGACTCGAGAACCCCCAGGGCCATCCCGGCGGACACGAGAGCTACCAGCACGGGCCACGATGAGCGGCGCGGACCGGACGCCCGCGAATGCGCCCGACGTCTGCGTGATCGGGGCGGGCCCGGCGGGCGCGCTCTGTTCCCACCGGCTCGCCGAGCGCGGTCACGACGTCGTGATTCTGGAGGCCGGGCCCCGGTTCTCGTTCGAGGACCGCCCCGAGCGAATGGAGCGCACGATCCGTCCGGGAAAGGACGACCGAAGCGTCTGGGATATGGGCGGCGAGCGCGACGCCTACGTCTCGACCGGTCCGCGGCCGTACCCACTGAACCGCTCGCGGGTGAAAGGCGTCGGCGGGACGAGTCTCCACTGGCAGGGGATGGTGATGCGGCTCCATGAGGCCGACTTCAAGCGGGGGAGTCGCGACGGCGTCGCCGCGGACTGGCCGCTCTCCTACGAGGATCTCCGACCGTACTACGCGGCCACCGAGCGCGCGTTCGGCGTGGCGGGGGCCGCCGACAACCCGTTCGCGCCGCCGCGCGAGGAGCCGTATCCCCTCCCCGCCTTTCCGCCCTCCTACAGCGACTCGATTTTCGCCGAGGCGTGCGAAGAACTCGAAATCACCACCCACTCGGTGGGGAACGCGCGCAACT
The Halococcus saccharolyticus DSM 5350 DNA segment above includes these coding regions:
- a CDS encoding class I SAM-dependent methyltransferase — encoded protein: MSRLTLVRRAIEVVMTEGPCGLMNRTTTFLKWRVLSLLERNERTRSLYYRLFDPIEYWEQRYADDRDAGPGSRGGHRQFKADFLNTFVDRNDITSVLEFGCGDGVQVELAEYPSYVGLEISKSAIRACSRRFANDETKSFFLYDPPHFLNRGALEAELVLSLEMVFHLVDDAIFEKTMHDMFGASTKYVIIFSSNCEEPTPELHVRHRRFTDYVVENFPNFDLIEKVENEYEARVSDFYVYEKQSEHGGDLPS
- a CDS encoding YIP1 family protein, with product MTQWVENPTGGRDRGPIGLARAWLEVLVRPRRFFAAGVAPGDQAPGLVFVMAVVAIEEATRFALVPGAYPVVANRPLVSGVVALVVAAGFVAPLALHFAAAIATLGLVPLVEDRAGVSETVQVIAYATAPCVFAGIPFPPLQAVCTAYGAALLVVGIAEVHGTSLARAAVAGALPAAFVFGYAYTFRGFAAINALGLFG
- a CDS encoding sulfite oxidase — its product is MSETREGRREEIDAILDRKPGTSETRDEADRYTVVGAASRETFANWLTPIEEHFVCHRNPIPDGDADAWTIDVAGTDGDETELPLTDIVEDLPTVAVAHTMECAGNGRGQHDPETGSVQWGCEAVGTAVWTGTPVRSVLRASGLDTDAAATGSGADDEDRWLTAIGDDSTEEETFARSIPLSKALDDCLLAHGMNGEALPAEHGYPVRLVVPGWYGVNSVKWLSELRVSEGMVTESALDRPGTHARWQQDDYRIHPAGETPEHADTVPTTGTWDQLESSAVDHPYTFDETVMSLIGRPTGEEPITPHEDTVTVRGVAWAGDDEIAGVEVSTDSGEAWHDAELFGPDYAGAWRLFEYTWEPTPGTYTLASRATDERGRAQPATIGAPEDGLDAIENDQFPWNEGGYAANAYLPNAIEVEVTSEDDTA
- a CDS encoding OB-fold nucleic acid binding domain-containing protein; amino-acid sequence: MGSCIICGTSVDGHICGSHEEDVVFEFEGSRANQLTPGRFYRGSVDGFADFGVFVDIGDSVTGLLHRSELDTRLESLDWDSGETVYVQVTDVHDNGNVDLAWSIRQSPREFRGELVDDPEGDRLAEAEADSESETAEATDPNERAAADSAAEPVTDIASADEPDTDETTGAGTDGDTSVTTDSDDSVNEEDTRTAVPSDEGGAALVESERERVPIADLESRVGDHVRVEGTVVSVRQTGGPTVFELHDESGTVDCAAFEEAGVRAYPDVETDAVVAIEGEVERHRDDLQIETGGLAVLEGEERDAVTTRLEDALAERAAPDAIEPLADDPVIDDLSEEIHDLAGLIRRAVLESRPVVVRHDASVDGYVAGAAIERATLPLVREEHARDDAEYHYFDRRPVEDGIYDMDAATRDVTSMLDANERHDEKFPLFVFCGVGSARSRDGLSLLSIYGAERAAIGDRALDADDLAAHVTPADRDAGTATTATTLAATVASGVNPDVRGDLGNLPAVSYWEGTPEAYADLAAEAGADAERTRDVREAIALVANYQAYEDKRELIADLLFDGSESLAERLATQFREKLDAAIETAEAHLDQREADGVTVAVLDTDAFTHRYDFPPTDLLCDELHRRTREDSPVLLGLGEDELLLRHTGDLDLEAMAEAIAERAPEAGVAARAARDDRIEFLLGERDAVLDAAVTTIGEQFD
- a CDS encoding OsmC family protein; this encodes MADIEVSSTSEEGFVTRSRIGGFELTVDATEEEGPEPNGTLVADYASCYIPAFRVGAQQRDYDDLGTIEIDAEGDLDDDDDLEAIRFDIRVEADISGDEDELVERGEDICHVHSALREELHADISIEGNAL
- a CDS encoding metal-dependent hydrolase → MELTWHGHSTWYVEVGDTSLLIDPFFDNPHTSMEPTDIETPDYVLLTHAHSDHVAHAGEFTDSTIVAPVEVAAYVESEMGAEDTIGMNIGGTLECDDAYVTMHRADHTSGVDLDYEYELGNPAGFVVSDEQPGPDGTGTAFYHAGDTGLMSEMKDVIAPYLQPDAVALPIGDHYTMGIWQASIAAEWLDADHVFPMHYDTMPPLEADPQEFVDAVDDRGIDGEVHVLDDDGSFEL
- a CDS encoding fumarylacetoacetate hydrolase family protein, coding for MHRVRFRDPDGELRTGEWLADEATISANAGPTSRVAFPDDTFSPEEVDVLAPAEPTKIVCVGLNYEDHAAEQGKDLPDRPLLFLKGPNTVASHEQTVELLAEKERIEYEAELGVVIGRECRHVDQADAMDVVAGFTCVNDLSNRDDQRIEQNWVRGKAFDGAAPMGPVLATPDEVPDDATIELRLNGETKQRSSREKFIFSVPELIAEITTYMTLEPGDVISTGTPAGVGPLADGDEVEVEIEGIGTLSHSVTIP
- a CDS encoding gluconate 2-dehydrogenase subunit 3 family protein, which produces MELTRRDALAALAGGSVVGGGGAAAIGRNESEPSGARTETDDGSSTAADAAFTTVRDPLVATARVVYPDEITGIPRFVETYALGRIEEREKYRRGVERAVAAIDDRAESWYDGRYASLDAEDRDGVLREMGADTADPDPEGSTAERVRYYVVNELLYALYTSPAGGKLVGLENPQGHPGGHESYQHGPR